In Sorghum bicolor cultivar BTx623 chromosome 8, Sorghum_bicolor_NCBIv3, whole genome shotgun sequence, one genomic interval encodes:
- the LOC110437461 gene encoding mediator of RNA polymerase II transcription subunit 19a-like isoform X2: MEAGPRELTGAVDLISHYKLLPHHDFFCKKPLPLAISDTHYLHNVVGDTEIRKGEGMELDQLVQNAYMRDKPAYIQPFDMETLGQAFQLRETAPVDLPSTEKGIPTISGKPKSESKDKEKKHKKHKDKDRDKDKEHKKHKHRHKDRSKDKDKDKDKDKKKDKSGHHDSDSKKHHEKKRKHEGTEDSADVHKHKKSKHKSSKTDETGNGLS; the protein is encoded by the exons ATGGAAGCAG GGCCAAGGGAGCTCACTGGTGCTGTTGATTTGATCAGCCACTACAAACTGCTGCCACACCATGATTTCTTTTGCAAGAAACCTTTGCCACTGGCAATATCAGATACACATTATCTTCACAATGTTGTGGGAGACACTGAAATTCGCAAAGGAGAAGGAATGGAGTTAGATCAACTTGTTCAGAATGCATATATGAGGGATAAACCTGCTTATATTCAGCCCTTCGATATGGAAACACTGGGGCAAGCGTTCCAACTTCGAGAAACAGCTCCTGTGGATTTGCCCTCT ACTGAAAAGGGTATACCGACTATCTCGGGGAAACCAAAAAGTGAGTCCAAGGACAAAGAGAAGAAGCATAAAAAGCACAAAGACAAAGACAGGGACAAAGATAAGGAACATAAGAAGCAcaaacatcggcataaggatcgGAGTAAGGACAAAGATAAAGACAAAGACAAGGAtaagaaaaaagataaaagtgGTCATCATGATTCTGATTCAAAGAAACATCATGAAAAG AAGAGGAAGCATGAGGGAACAGAAGATTCAGCGGATGTGCATAAGCACAAGAAGAGTAAG CACAAGAGCTCCAAAACTGACGAGACGGGGAATGGACTTAGTTAA
- the LOC110437461 gene encoding probable mediator of RNA polymerase II transcription subunit 19b isoform X1, protein MDSDDKKFGNGPRELTGAVDLISHYKLLPHHDFFCKKPLPLAISDTHYLHNVVGDTEIRKGEGMELDQLVQNAYMRDKPAYIQPFDMETLGQAFQLRETAPVDLPSTEKGIPTISGKPKSESKDKEKKHKKHKDKDRDKDKEHKKHKHRHKDRSKDKDKDKDKDKKKDKSGHHDSDSKKHHEKKRKHEGTEDSADVHKHKKSKHKSSKTDETGNGLS, encoded by the exons GGCCAAGGGAGCTCACTGGTGCTGTTGATTTGATCAGCCACTACAAACTGCTGCCACACCATGATTTCTTTTGCAAGAAACCTTTGCCACTGGCAATATCAGATACACATTATCTTCACAATGTTGTGGGAGACACTGAAATTCGCAAAGGAGAAGGAATGGAGTTAGATCAACTTGTTCAGAATGCATATATGAGGGATAAACCTGCTTATATTCAGCCCTTCGATATGGAAACACTGGGGCAAGCGTTCCAACTTCGAGAAACAGCTCCTGTGGATTTGCCCTCT ACTGAAAAGGGTATACCGACTATCTCGGGGAAACCAAAAAGTGAGTCCAAGGACAAAGAGAAGAAGCATAAAAAGCACAAAGACAAAGACAGGGACAAAGATAAGGAACATAAGAAGCAcaaacatcggcataaggatcgGAGTAAGGACAAAGATAAAGACAAAGACAAGGAtaagaaaaaagataaaagtgGTCATCATGATTCTGATTCAAAGAAACATCATGAAAAG AAGAGGAAGCATGAGGGAACAGAAGATTCAGCGGATGTGCATAAGCACAAGAAGAGTAAG CACAAGAGCTCCAAAACTGACGAGACGGGGAATGGACTTAGTTAA